The following proteins come from a genomic window of Crassostrea angulata isolate pt1a10 chromosome 1, ASM2561291v2, whole genome shotgun sequence:
- the LOC128181695 gene encoding tRNA-uridine aminocarboxypropyltransferase 1-like, which produces MEEKPFEGLKISSSDFLNTLENRTICPKCMKSRKFYCYNCFVPVKGIEDLIPRVQLPIKIDIIKHQNECDGKSTSAHAAVLAPDDVRVFTYPCIPDYPDPSKVVLVFPGKNSLTLEELARNSRSKPKDRDNNSDNDQNSCRLSSEVGQNESLCKNLKGNNPVNGSSSDKGSNPTSEDPCSKETASCQVLEESSPYKRKAGDTEGEKTKKQKISSEEPPFERAIFVDSTWKQTKGIIADDRLKDMTCIQLKSRETKFWRHQKDNPATYLSTIEAVYYLVRDYHELFLEDTSYNGEYDNLLFFFSFMYQKIRTFYDGGKDLKAYKQRAKTKQVCGEKTSE; this is translated from the exons ATGGAAGAAAAACCGTTTGAGGGTCTTAAAATTTCATCCTCAGATTTTCTTAACACACTAGAGAACCGAACTATCTGTCCAAAATGTATGAAGTCCAGGAAATTTTATTGTTACAACTGTTTTGTCCCAGTAAAAGGGATAGAGGATTTGATCCCAAGGGTGCAA CTGCCTATAAAAATTGACATCATTAAACACCAAAATGAATGTGATGGGAAGAGTACATCAGCCCATGCTGCTGTACTAGCACCAGATGATGTCAGAGTGTTTACATATCCATGTATCCCAGACTATCCGGACCCTAGTAAG GTTGTCCTTGTTTTCCCAGGAAAAAATTCCTTAACTCTTGAAGAATTGGCCAGAAATTCTAGATCCAAACCTAAAGACAGAGACAATAACAGTGACAATGATCAGAATTCCTGTAGACTGTCATCTGAAGTTGGGCAAAATGAATCCCTGTGCAAAAATCTAAAGGGAAATAACCCTGTGAATGGTAGTTCATCTGACAAGGGAAGTAACCCTACGTCAGAGGATCCATGTTCTAAAGAGACAGCATCTTGCCAAGTTCTTGAGGAGTCTTCACCATATAAGAGGAAGGCGGGAGACACTGAAGGAGAAAAAACGAAGAAACAGAAGATTTCAAGTGAAGAGCCTCCATTTGAGAGAGCCATCTTCGTTGATAGTACTTGGAAGCAGACTAAAGGAATAATTGCTGATGATAGACTTAAAG ACATGACCTGCATACAATTGAAATCAAGAGAAACCAAATTTTGGAGGCACCAGAAGGATAATCCGGCCACCTACTTGTCCACCATCGAGGCAGTGTATTACCTAGTGCGGGATTACCACGAACTCTTTCTGGAAGACACAAGTTATAATGGAGAATACGACAatctattatttttcttctcatTTATGTACCAGAAAATAAGAACATTTTATGATGGAGGAAAAGACTTAAAAGCTTATAAACAGAGAGCTAAAACGAAACAAGTTTGTGGAGAAAAAACTAGTGAATGA